One window from the genome of Sporichthyaceae bacterium encodes:
- a CDS encoding putative glycoside hydrolase: MTTKDVARKGVVGAGVVFLAVMVTAAVYPPAVGVSRGRDSAPAPVAADTSAAAAPAPAMASGPIAMRAVHLTGAQWATPAVHDAVLQMISTHQIDTVVLDIRDETGTVNYSSTVPLAKQVGDIHDYYDPKTVATQLHALGVRVVGRLVAFQDPTLAAWAWDNGHHDWVAQDSAGQPFHPAAAPTADVPNLASADVQNFAIDLAKEATAAGFDDVMFDYVQTPASTGVVLPGLGTTDAQDELAQFLGTARKAVDAVGGHVAAAVAGTSVLDPSTLGQNVAKLAANVDWLAPQIFPSTYADNAYDVTTPNSAPLTIVARALKDWNTALLGTNAVLVPWLQGAPTYDATQVAQEITGAGDAGINSWMLSSPDGTYQSIDLAPNSASATADAPGQLIYSSAKAGSYSVGTTDKTRAEQVALTDRPDTAANLRTTGVDVEPLPSAPPVAPPKPVVTTKPVTKPVTTKPVTTKKPTPPKTTTPPATPPKTTTPTPKPTPPATTPTTPPPATPKS; encoded by the coding sequence ATGACGACCAAGGACGTGGCGCGCAAGGGCGTCGTCGGTGCCGGCGTGGTGTTCCTCGCGGTAATGGTCACCGCCGCGGTGTACCCGCCGGCCGTGGGTGTGTCGCGCGGCCGGGACAGCGCCCCGGCGCCCGTCGCCGCCGACACCTCCGCCGCCGCGGCCCCGGCGCCCGCAATGGCCTCCGGGCCGATCGCCATGCGTGCCGTGCACCTGACCGGCGCGCAGTGGGCCACGCCGGCCGTCCATGACGCCGTCCTGCAGATGATCTCGACCCACCAGATCGACACCGTCGTGCTGGACATCCGCGACGAGACCGGAACGGTCAACTACTCCTCGACCGTGCCGTTGGCCAAGCAGGTCGGCGACATCCACGACTACTACGACCCCAAGACAGTCGCCACCCAGTTGCACGCGCTGGGCGTGCGCGTGGTCGGCCGCCTGGTCGCCTTCCAGGACCCGACGTTGGCCGCCTGGGCCTGGGACAACGGGCACCACGACTGGGTCGCGCAGGACAGTGCCGGCCAGCCGTTCCACCCGGCCGCCGCACCCACTGCGGACGTCCCGAACCTGGCCAGCGCGGACGTGCAGAACTTCGCGATCGACCTGGCCAAGGAGGCGACCGCAGCCGGGTTCGACGACGTGATGTTCGACTACGTGCAGACCCCGGCTTCGACTGGTGTGGTCCTGCCCGGGCTGGGCACCACGGACGCCCAGGACGAACTCGCCCAGTTCCTCGGCACCGCCCGCAAGGCCGTGGACGCCGTCGGCGGGCATGTCGCCGCCGCGGTCGCCGGCACCAGCGTCCTCGACCCGAGCACGCTGGGCCAGAACGTCGCGAAGCTGGCTGCGAATGTCGACTGGTTGGCGCCGCAGATCTTCCCGTCGACCTATGCGGACAACGCCTACGACGTGACCACGCCGAACTCCGCCCCGCTGACGATCGTGGCCCGCGCGCTGAAGGACTGGAACACCGCGCTGCTCGGCACGAACGCCGTGTTGGTCCCCTGGTTGCAGGGCGCCCCGACCTACGACGCGACGCAGGTCGCCCAAGAGATCACGGGCGCCGGCGACGCCGGCATCAACTCCTGGATGCTGTCGAGCCCCGACGGCACCTACCAGTCGATCGACCTGGCCCCGAACAGCGCGAGCGCGACCGCGGACGCGCCGGGCCAACTGATCTACTCCTCGGCCAAGGCCGGCTCCTACTCGGTCGGGACCACCGACAAGACCCGCGCCGAGCAGGTCGCGCTCACCGACCGCCCGGACACCGCGGCGAACCTGAGGACCACCGGCGTCGACGTCGAACCGTTGCCGAGCGCGCCGCCGGTCGCGCCGCCCAAACCAGTGGTCACCACCAAGCCGGTGACGAAGCCGGTCACCACCAAGCCGGTGACCACGAAGAAGCCCACGCCGCCGAAGACCACCACGCCCCCGGCCACGCCGCCCAAGACCACGACCCCCACGCCGAAGCCCACCCCGCCTGCGACGACGCCGACCACCCCGCCCCCGGCCACGCCGAAGAGCTGA
- a CDS encoding ParA family protein — translation MKVIAAYSIKGGVGKTTAATNLSWLSAAEGRRTLLWDLDPQGGATFLFRVQPKVKGGAKALMRGGKEVADAIKASDFPNLDILPADSSYRYLDLFLDEQKRPTKRLGILIDRLAEEYDLVVMDCAPSVSLISENIVRAADLVVAPVLPSPLSLRTLDQLAAFADETPGRTPPILAFLSMVDMRRRMHREMSEHVPDKRIEMARTAIPAAAVVEQMGTHRAPVVQWAPRSSAARAYAALWREVSDRVKSGKHGAPYQGH, via the coding sequence GTGAAGGTGATCGCCGCGTACAGCATCAAGGGCGGCGTCGGGAAGACCACCGCCGCCACGAACCTCTCGTGGCTCAGTGCCGCCGAGGGCCGCCGCACCTTGCTGTGGGACCTGGACCCGCAAGGCGGGGCGACGTTCCTTTTCCGGGTGCAGCCCAAGGTCAAGGGCGGGGCCAAAGCGCTCATGCGCGGTGGCAAGGAGGTCGCCGACGCGATCAAGGCCAGCGACTTCCCGAACCTCGACATCCTCCCGGCCGACTCCTCCTACCGGTACCTGGACCTCTTCCTGGACGAGCAGAAGCGGCCCACCAAGCGCTTGGGCATCCTGATCGACCGCCTGGCAGAGGAGTACGACCTGGTGGTGATGGACTGTGCGCCGAGCGTCTCGCTGATCTCGGAGAACATCGTCCGGGCGGCCGACCTCGTGGTCGCCCCGGTACTGCCCTCGCCGTTGTCGTTGCGGACGCTGGACCAGTTGGCCGCCTTCGCCGACGAAACCCCCGGGCGAACCCCGCCGATCCTCGCCTTCCTCTCGATGGTCGACATGCGTCGGCGAATGCATCGCGAGATGTCCGAGCACGTCCCGGACAAGCGGATCGAGATGGCCCGAACCGCGATCCCGGCAGCGGCCGTGGTGGAGCAGATGGGGACCCACCGCGCCCCGGTCGTGCAGTGGGCGCCGCGCAGCAGCGCCGCCCGGGCCTACGCGGCCTTGTGGCGCGAGGTGTCCGACCGCGTCAAGTCCGGGAAGCACGGCGCGCCGTACCAAGGTCACTGA
- a CDS encoding CHAD domain-containing protein, with protein sequence MATEFSTDAASVQDAPALVAESAAARIVESEAERRVWLDTYDWSLFRAGLLLEQRTRGADATLVLSDLAGNPVGRTPVGKRPVSERSLPAGPIADRVLPLTGIRALLPRLAAEGPTSLLAVLDVEEKTVVRIAVDGPFVADGVVDAAVTRVRVEPLRGYDPDATRVAKLLAATPGLIPAGSTLFASLAVAGGLKPGAFRSKPDSKFAADTPAGAAFADTLGQLLGIVRDNLDGTLRELDTEFLHDLRVAVRRARSVLKASQGVVTEEWRGHWSGELKWLGDATSTPRDLDVQLLDFGPGLSTEELANVEPFRSLLERWCRRSHSQLNRALRSQRFTDLLSGWERDLARPGLGPTTAVPVGRVARDLLSRTWAKVGKMGGAITPDSPAENLHDLRKRCKELRYLLEFFACLYDARTYKALIDELKVLQDNLGGFQDFEAQWFLVRDCATELRGTKASIECLLTMGAMGRDLRHRQDAAREDFAARWATFHGQDNRKRFADMVATQ encoded by the coding sequence TTGGCGACTGAGTTCTCGACTGACGCCGCGTCAGTCCAGGACGCGCCGGCCCTCGTAGCCGAGTCCGCGGCCGCACGAATCGTCGAGTCCGAGGCCGAACGCCGGGTCTGGCTCGACACGTACGACTGGAGCCTGTTCCGCGCCGGGCTGCTGCTCGAGCAGCGCACCCGCGGCGCCGACGCCACCCTGGTGCTCTCCGACCTGGCGGGCAACCCGGTGGGCCGCACGCCCGTCGGAAAGCGTCCGGTCTCCGAGCGCAGCCTGCCTGCCGGACCGATCGCCGACCGCGTGCTGCCGCTGACCGGGATCCGCGCCCTGTTGCCGCGGTTGGCCGCGGAGGGCCCGACGTCGCTTCTCGCCGTCCTGGACGTCGAGGAGAAGACCGTCGTACGGATCGCGGTCGACGGCCCGTTCGTCGCAGACGGCGTCGTCGACGCGGCCGTCACCCGCGTGCGGGTCGAACCGCTGCGCGGCTACGACCCCGACGCCACCCGGGTCGCGAAGCTGCTGGCAGCCACACCCGGCCTGATACCGGCCGGCAGTACGTTGTTCGCGTCGTTGGCCGTCGCCGGCGGTCTGAAGCCGGGCGCGTTCCGATCCAAGCCGGACTCCAAGTTCGCCGCTGACACCCCGGCCGGCGCCGCCTTCGCCGACACACTGGGGCAACTGCTGGGGATCGTCCGCGACAACCTCGACGGCACGCTGCGCGAGCTCGACACCGAGTTCCTGCACGACCTGCGGGTGGCGGTGCGGCGCGCCCGGTCCGTTCTTAAGGCATCCCAGGGCGTCGTCACCGAGGAGTGGCGGGGGCACTGGAGCGGGGAGTTGAAATGGCTCGGCGACGCTACTTCGACTCCCCGTGACCTCGATGTGCAGTTGCTGGATTTCGGCCCCGGCCTGTCCACCGAGGAGTTGGCGAACGTCGAGCCGTTCCGGTCGTTGCTGGAACGCTGGTGCCGACGCTCGCACAGCCAGTTGAACCGAGCACTGCGCTCGCAGCGATTCACCGATCTGTTGTCCGGATGGGAGCGCGACCTTGCCAGGCCCGGACTCGGCCCGACCACAGCCGTCCCGGTCGGTCGGGTGGCCCGCGATCTCCTCTCCCGCACCTGGGCCAAGGTCGGCAAGATGGGCGGCGCGATCACCCCCGACTCGCCCGCGGAGAATCTGCACGACCTGCGCAAGCGCTGCAAGGAATTGCGTTACCTGCTCGAGTTCTTCGCCTGCCTCTACGACGCGCGCACCTACAAGGCACTGATCGACGAGCTCAAGGTGCTGCAGGACAACCTCGGCGGTTTCCAGGACTTCGAGGCGCAATGGTTCCTGGTGCGCGACTGCGCCACCGAACTGCGCGGCACCAAGGCTTCCATCGAGTGCCTGCTCACGATGGGGGCGATGGGCCGCGATCTGAGGCACCGTCAGGATGCCGCACGCGAGGACTTCGCGGCACGGTGGGCGACCTTCCACGGCCAGGACAACCGGAAGCGCTTCGCGGACATGGTGGCCACGCAGTGA